In Erpetoichthys calabaricus chromosome 4, fErpCal1.3, whole genome shotgun sequence, one genomic interval encodes:
- the LOC114641422 gene encoding uncharacterized protein LOC114641422 isoform X2: protein MDSAATKANVKAEDKVVILEEYQPIDCEPEKSKQELPKRETRQSVKKTEASAGDHTISDEKKTDAPDLDGTTLDMTKTRQLEQGKPGPHPS from the exons ATGGATTCTGCAGCAACAAAAGCGAACGTTAAAGCAGAGGACAAGGTCGTCATTTTAGAAGAATACCAGCCTATAGATTGTGAACCAGAGAAATCTAAACAG gagCTACCCAAAAGAGAAACTCGCCAGTCCGTGAAAAAGACTGAAGCATCTGCTGGAGACCACACGATATCTGACGAGAAAAAGACTGATGCACCTGACCTAGATGGCACGACCTTGGACATG ACCAAGACTCGGCAGCTAGAACAAGGAAAACCAGGTCCCCACCCATCGTGA
- the LOC114641422 gene encoding uncharacterized protein LOC114641422 isoform X3: MDSAATKANVKAEDKVVILEEYQPIDCEPEKSKQELPKRETRQSVKKTEASAGDHTISDEKKTDAPDLDGTTLDMIACAEPSIMQKK; this comes from the exons ATGGATTCTGCAGCAACAAAAGCGAACGTTAAAGCAGAGGACAAGGTCGTCATTTTAGAAGAATACCAGCCTATAGATTGTGAACCAGAGAAATCTAAACAG gagCTACCCAAAAGAGAAACTCGCCAGTCCGTGAAAAAGACTGAAGCATCTGCTGGAGACCACACGATATCTGACGAGAAAAAGACTGATGCACCTGACCTAGATGGCACGACCTTGGACATG ATTGCATGTGCAGAGCCAAGTATTATGCAAAAGAAGTAA
- the LOC114641422 gene encoding uncharacterized protein LOC114641422 isoform X1 has translation MDSAATKANVKAEDKVVILEEYQPIDCEPEKSKQELPKRETRQSVKKTEASAGDHTISDEKKTDAPDLDGTTLDMVSLDFKKFSVKPICMAVQNRLIILFYFNLTDCMCRAKYYAKEVISATLKGLIAKKKDDLKPDVKELICDIERLTERMPGLVECFLFSDRRADVKSIPAISRVTRCIYRSIGKTIPVMTRDTFLCLLSRVAYICSNTEDDSVEKAIQMASEILSRILLCFTDSPLGICVFRVGI, from the exons ATGGATTCTGCAGCAACAAAAGCGAACGTTAAAGCAGAGGACAAGGTCGTCATTTTAGAAGAATACCAGCCTATAGATTGTGAACCAGAGAAATCTAAACAG gagCTACCCAAAAGAGAAACTCGCCAGTCCGTGAAAAAGACTGAAGCATCTGCTGGAGACCACACGATATCTGACGAGAAAAAGACTGATGCACCTGACCTAGATGGCACGACCTTGGACATGGTGAGTCTGGATTTTAAGAAATTTTCTGTTAAGCCTATCTGCATGGCGGTACAAAATagattaatcattttattttattttaacttgacaGATTGCATGTGCAGAGCCAAGTATTATGCAAAAGAAGTAATTTCTGCAACATTGAAAGGCCTTATCGCTAAAAAGAAAGATGATTTAAAACCTGATGTTAAAGAATTAATTTGTGACATTGAAAGGCTTACTGAAAGAATGCCTGGCTTAGTGGagtgtttccttttttcagaCAGAAGGGCTGATGTAAAAAGCATACCGGCTATTTCACGCGTGACTAGATGTATCTATAGATCAATAGGGAAAACTATTCCTGTAATGACACGTGatacatttttgtgtcttttaagcCGCGTAGCCTATATCTGCTCCAACACTGAGGACGATTCTGTTGAGAAAGCTATCCAGATGGCTTCTGAAATATTGTCCagaattctgttatgttttacCGATAGCCCGTTAGGAATATGTGTTTTTCGTGTGGGaatataa